The following proteins are encoded in a genomic region of Bernardetia sp. MNP-M8:
- a CDS encoding class I SAM-dependent methyltransferase, protein MNSKQLINRDIELFYEKASEETRLEKGMGVFEFERVKTLITKYLPLSSSVILDIGGGTGKYAEWLSQKTHIVHLVEPVRKHVKIAISRANKLKNKYSVHLGKAQSLDFPTNFADIVLLHGPLYHLQNQEEREKAILEAKRVVKPNGIILGFAINYTASTLVGLLQGLIHKQSFFEMCKEEITKGIHNPPYNFPWLLAEAYYHTPKQLKEEFENQELICLNMYAVEGIIWLDKNYFANMLNSKKRQTLLELLELTQNDSNLLSISPHIMIAAQKLKT, encoded by the coding sequence ATGAATAGCAAACAACTCATAAATAGAGATATAGAATTATTTTATGAAAAGGCATCTGAAGAAACTAGACTTGAAAAAGGAATGGGAGTATTCGAATTTGAACGAGTAAAAACTTTAATTACGAAATACCTTCCTTTATCGTCATCTGTAATACTAGATATCGGAGGGGGAACAGGTAAATATGCTGAATGGCTTTCACAAAAAACACACATAGTACATTTGGTAGAGCCTGTTCGAAAGCACGTAAAAATAGCTATAAGTAGAGCAAATAAATTGAAAAATAAATATTCTGTTCATCTAGGTAAAGCTCAAAGTTTAGATTTTCCAACTAATTTTGCTGATATAGTGTTATTACACGGTCCTCTTTACCATCTTCAAAATCAAGAAGAACGAGAAAAAGCTATTTTAGAAGCAAAAAGAGTAGTAAAACCGAATGGTATTATTTTAGGATTTGCAATCAATTATACAGCATCAACTTTAGTAGGGCTTTTACAGGGATTAATTCACAAACAATCCTTTTTTGAAATGTGCAAAGAAGAAATAACAAAAGGTATTCATAACCCTCCTTATAATTTTCCTTGGCTTTTAGCAGAAGCATATTATCACACACCAAAACAGTTAAAAGAAGAATTTGAAAATCAAGAACTTATATGTTTAAATATGTATGCCGTTGAGGGTATTATTTGGTTGGATAAAAATTATTTTGCTAATATGTTAAATTCCAAAAAAAGGCAGACGTTATTAGAGTTACTAGAACTTACTCAAAACGACTCTAATTTATTGTCTATTAGTCCTCATATAATGATTGCTGCACAAAAACTTAAAACTTAA
- a CDS encoding riboflavin kinase, protein MFDTAICDKNLTLQFVKYLRPEEKYSSLDELKAQLARDKEESLEVLKV, encoded by the coding sequence ATTTTTGATACAGCTATTTGTGATAAAAATCTGACATTGCAGTTTGTGAAATATTTGCGTCCAGAAGAAAAATATAGTTCTTTAGATGAGCTAAAAGCACAACTAGCTAGAGATAAAGAGGAGAGTTTGGAGGTTTTGAAGGTTTAA
- a CDS encoding serine hydrolase domain-containing protein, protein MKLKITLFLIIILLSNCKSSGKITSNSSVDSVQISMDRHASSLIDDPKISSASIGICKDGKKYTGHYGELDKGKANKPTDKTIYEIASVSKTFTGILVANAVVEEKINLEDDIRKYLKEDFPNFEYDGKPIKIKHLLTHTSGMSKFLPESINALFSDFNESLPFKVYEIQKNYSKNDFFLDLHKIKLDTIPGSTYEYSNVDTELMAKILENVYNKSFNEIVKEYFSSKANMKNTQINLSDEQKVYLANGYGMTGKLVPHEVVLFGADGGVKTTMPDLVNYMELQLDTSNSIVLEAHTVLYKNGNRQIAYYLPIRNSEEHATYFSMHGGAFGSQNWLFILPKYDLGISVITNQSDLETADKLMKVVEGLIEDLK, encoded by the coding sequence ATGAAACTCAAAATCACTTTATTTCTAATTATTATCTTACTTTCCAATTGTAAGAGTTCAGGAAAAATAACATCTAATTCCTCTGTTGATTCAGTTCAAATCTCTATGGATAGACATGCAAGTTCTTTGATTGATGACCCCAAAATTAGTTCTGCATCAATTGGAATATGCAAAGATGGTAAAAAATATACAGGACATTATGGAGAGTTAGATAAAGGTAAAGCTAATAAACCTACAGATAAAACTATCTATGAAATTGCTTCAGTAAGCAAAACTTTTACTGGTATTTTGGTAGCAAATGCAGTTGTTGAAGAAAAAATAAACCTAGAAGATGATATAAGAAAATATTTAAAAGAAGACTTTCCAAATTTTGAGTACGATGGAAAACCTATAAAAATTAAACATCTACTAACACATACGAGTGGAATGTCAAAATTTTTACCTGAAAGTATAAATGCCCTATTCTCTGACTTTAATGAAAGTTTACCATTTAAAGTTTATGAGATTCAAAAAAATTATAGTAAAAATGACTTTTTCTTAGATTTACATAAAATTAAATTAGATACTATTCCTGGCTCAACATACGAATACTCTAATGTTGATACAGAACTTATGGCAAAAATACTAGAAAATGTTTATAATAAATCATTTAATGAAATAGTAAAAGAATATTTTAGCAGTAAAGCTAATATGAAAAATACACAAATTAATCTTTCAGATGAGCAAAAAGTTTATTTAGCTAATGGTTATGGAATGACAGGAAAACTTGTACCTCATGAAGTTGTCTTGTTTGGTGCTGATGGGGGAGTGAAAACAACAATGCCTGATTTGGTAAACTATATGGAACTCCAATTAGATACTTCTAATAGTATTGTTTTAGAAGCACATACTGTTCTTTATAAAAATGGAAATAGACAAATAGCTTATTATTTACCTATTCGAAATAGTGAAGAACACGCAACCTACTTTAGTATGCATGGAGGAGCTTTTGGAAGTCAAAATTGGTTATTTATTTTACCAAAATATGATTTAGGAATTTCTGTAATTACAAATCAAAGTGACCTTGAAACAGCAGATAAATTAATGAAAGTAGTTGAAGGATTGATTGAGGATTTGAAATAG
- a CDS encoding bifunctional riboflavin kinase/FAD synthetase, with the protein MKIYRKVSEFPELQHTILTSGTFDGVHLGHQKIIQRVVDLKKRTPNAQTVVLTYHPHPRLVLFPDQKDLKLLTSLEEKIILLEDLGIDHLCVIPFTKKFAETSSENFIKRIIQKKLQTRQFVIGYDHRFGKNREGGFDYLKENEDRFGFKVEEIPRQDIEDNAISSTRIRKALFDGDIQTANELLGYEFSITGKVVKGKQIGRTIGYPTANLKLTDKHKLIPKQGIYAVRIYHKYEYYGGMLSIGVRPTIGKNLKQTIEVNIFDFDKDIYDKDLTLQFVKYLRPEEKYSSLDELKAQLAKDKEESLEVLKV; encoded by the coding sequence ATGAAAATTTACCGTAAGGTTTCAGAGTTTCCCGAACTTCAACATACAATCCTGACAAGTGGAACGTTTGACGGCGTACATTTAGGACATCAAAAAATTATTCAGCGTGTTGTCGACCTCAAAAAACGCACTCCAAATGCTCAAACTGTGGTTCTGACCTATCACCCTCATCCTCGTTTGGTTCTTTTCCCAGACCAAAAAGACTTAAAGTTACTGACTTCATTAGAAGAAAAAATCATTTTGTTAGAAGATTTAGGAATTGACCATTTGTGTGTAATTCCGTTTACTAAAAAGTTTGCAGAAACTTCTTCTGAAAATTTCATCAAACGAATTATTCAAAAAAAGCTACAAACTCGTCAATTTGTGATTGGTTACGACCATCGTTTTGGGAAAAATAGAGAAGGAGGATTTGATTACTTGAAAGAAAATGAAGATAGATTTGGATTTAAAGTAGAAGAAATTCCAAGACAAGACATTGAAGACAATGCAATCAGTAGTACAAGAATTAGAAAAGCTCTTTTTGATGGAGATATACAAACAGCAAACGAACTTTTGGGCTATGAATTTTCAATTACTGGAAAAGTAGTAAAAGGAAAGCAAATTGGAAGAACAATCGGCTATCCAACAGCAAATCTAAAGCTGACCGACAAACACAAACTTATTCCAAAACAGGGAATTTATGCCGTCCGAATTTATCATAAATATGAATATTATGGTGGAATGCTAAGTATTGGTGTTCGTCCGACGATAGGAAAAAATCTTAAACAAACCATTGAAGTAAATATTTTTGATTTTGATAAAGATATTTATGATAAAGATTTGACTTTGCAGTTTGTGAAATATTTGCGTCCAGAAGAAAAATATAGTTCTTTAGATGAGCTAAAAGCACAACTTGCTAAGGATAAAGAGGAGAGTTTGGAGGTTTTGAAGGTTTAG
- a CDS encoding transcriptional regulator, translating to MKLDEAKAKFIQAWGVLGTSWGISRTMAQIHALLLVSAEPLSAQEIIDTLSVSQGSANMNLRALIDWQLIEKTVKIGERKEYFSAEKDMWEITRRVMRERRKRELEPILKMLEDVKNIELSEKDKKELETNGLLEQKNKEVEEFKEMMEQIDSFASRAEKALDVMIKASESKIVERFLK from the coding sequence ATGAAATTAGACGAAGCAAAAGCAAAATTTATTCAAGCTTGGGGTGTTTTGGGAACAAGTTGGGGGATTAGCCGAACAATGGCACAGATTCATGCACTCTTGTTAGTTTCTGCTGAGCCTCTTAGCGCACAAGAAATTATAGATACTTTATCAGTTTCTCAAGGAAGCGCAAATATGAATTTGAGAGCCTTAATAGACTGGCAACTTATCGAAAAAACAGTCAAGATAGGAGAACGAAAAGAATATTTTTCTGCTGAAAAAGATATGTGGGAAATTACAAGACGAGTAATGAGAGAACGCAGAAAACGAGAATTAGAGCCTATTTTGAAAATGTTGGAAGATGTGAAAAATATAGAACTTTCAGAAAAAGATAAAAAAGAATTAGAAACAAATGGACTGTTAGAACAAAAAAATAAAGAAGTAGAAGAGTTTAAAGAAATGATGGAACAAATCGATTCATTTGCTAGTCGTGCCGAAAAAGCATTAGATGTAATGATAAAAGCCTCTGAATCTAAGATTGTTGAGCGATTCTTGAAATAA
- a CDS encoding SDR family oxidoreductase, whose protein sequence is MKNSWNLKNKKAFVTGGSKGIGKATVIEFLELGADVLFSARNEDEIQNLEKELKKEFPNSFVKGLKADVTSKRERKTISDWIEKNFQKLDILVNNAGINIRKSALEYSEEEYRKILEINLIAPFEVSRILYPLLQKSQTASVINVGSVAGSQDVNSGLPYAMSKGGINQQTRSFAVEWAKENIRVNTVSPWYTKTPLTEAVFENKEKLENILLRTPLGRIADAEEMASVIAFLAMDKSSYLTGQNITMDGGMSVSVF, encoded by the coding sequence ATGAAAAACTCTTGGAATCTTAAAAATAAAAAAGCCTTTGTTACAGGTGGCTCAAAAGGAATCGGAAAAGCAACTGTTATTGAGTTTTTAGAACTGGGTGCAGATGTTTTATTTTCGGCTCGTAATGAAGATGAAATTCAAAATTTAGAAAAAGAACTTAAAAAAGAGTTTCCAAACTCGTTTGTAAAAGGACTAAAAGCAGATGTTACAAGCAAAAGAGAGCGAAAAACTATTTCTGATTGGATAGAAAAAAACTTTCAAAAACTAGATATTTTGGTAAATAATGCAGGAATAAATATCAGAAAATCAGCTTTAGAATATAGCGAAGAAGAATATCGTAAAATACTGGAAATCAATTTGATAGCTCCTTTTGAAGTTTCAAGAATTTTATATCCATTACTCCAAAAATCTCAAACTGCATCTGTTATCAATGTGGGTTCAGTAGCAGGAAGTCAGGATGTAAATAGTGGTTTACCGTATGCAATGTCAAAAGGTGGAATCAATCAACAAACACGTAGTTTTGCCGTTGAGTGGGCAAAAGAAAACATTCGTGTAAATACTGTTTCGCCTTGGTACACCAAAACACCACTTACAGAAGCAGTATTTGAAAATAAAGAAAAATTAGAAAATATACTTTTAAGAACGCCCTTGGGAAGAATAGCTGATGCAGAAGAAATGGCTTCTGTAATTGCATTTTTGGCAATGGATAAATCTTCCTATCTGACAGGACAAAATATTACTATGGATGGTGGAATGAGTGTGAGTGTTTTTTAG
- a CDS encoding HD domain-containing protein: protein MSDYPQQRKIINDPVHGFIRIPTKLILKLINHPYFQRLRRIKQLGLTEFVYPGALHTRFHHALGAMNLMRMALDTLRLKEHKISHKEYESALIAILLHDIGHGAFSHALECTILKDCHHEELSLLLMEKLDEEFNGQLKTAIEIFKGNYHRPFFHQLVSGQLDVDRMDYLQRDCFFTGVSEGTIGGERIIRMLNLSDDKLVVEEKGVYSIEHFLNARRMMYWQVYLHKTTVSTEQMLIQTIRRARFLVQNDTKLFATPSLSFFLENEITLNQFKNDKSVLDYFVQLDDYDIWTSIKVWTKSEDKILSSLSNMLVNRRLFKTHLTTEELDQNFKQEIKEKVKKQFGISDKELSFLVCEGKISNSAYALGTGEEICILKKNGEVIDITNASDIPYLQSLTQAVTKNYFCYPKMK, encoded by the coding sequence ATGAGCGATTATCCACAACAAAGAAAAATCATTAACGATCCTGTTCATGGTTTTATTCGAATTCCTACAAAACTAATTCTGAAACTTATCAATCATCCTTATTTTCAACGTTTGAGAAGAATAAAGCAGTTAGGACTTACAGAATTTGTTTATCCAGGGGCATTGCATACTCGTTTTCATCATGCTTTGGGCGCAATGAATTTGATGCGAATGGCTTTGGATACATTGCGATTAAAGGAGCATAAAATTTCTCATAAAGAATACGAATCGGCTTTGATTGCTATTTTGCTGCACGATATTGGTCATGGTGCTTTTTCTCATGCGCTAGAATGTACGATTTTGAAAGATTGTCATCATGAAGAATTATCACTTTTGCTCATGGAAAAATTAGATGAAGAATTTAATGGACAACTCAAAACAGCAATAGAAATTTTTAAAGGAAATTATCATCGTCCATTTTTTCATCAGCTTGTTTCTGGACAGTTAGATGTAGATAGAATGGACTATTTGCAGCGAGATTGTTTTTTTACAGGCGTTTCGGAAGGAACAATTGGAGGAGAACGAATTATCAGAATGCTTAATCTGAGTGATGACAAATTAGTTGTAGAAGAAAAAGGTGTTTATAGCATCGAACATTTTTTGAATGCTCGTAGAATGATGTATTGGCAGGTTTATTTACACAAAACAACTGTTTCGACGGAACAAATGCTCATTCAAACCATTCGAAGAGCTAGATTTTTGGTGCAAAATGATACAAAATTATTTGCTACTCCTTCACTTTCTTTTTTCTTAGAAAATGAAATTACTTTAAATCAATTTAAAAATGATAAAAGCGTTTTAGATTATTTTGTTCAATTAGATGATTATGATATTTGGACAAGTATAAAAGTTTGGACAAAAAGTGAGGATAAAATTCTGTCTTCTCTTAGTAATATGTTAGTCAATCGTCGTCTTTTCAAAACGCATTTAACGACAGAAGAATTAGACCAAAATTTTAAACAAGAAATAAAAGAAAAGGTGAAAAAACAGTTTGGAATAAGCGATAAAGAATTGTCTTTTTTAGTCTGTGAAGGAAAGATTAGTAACTCAGCTTACGCACTGGGAACAGGCGAAGAAATTTGTATTTTGAAAAAAAATGGCGAAGTGATAGACATTACAAATGCTTCCGATATTCCTTATTTACAGTCACTTACACAAGCTGTTACTAAAAACTATTTTTGTTATCCTAAGATGAAATAA
- a CDS encoding bile acid:sodium symporter family protein, translating into MKIKIDKFILAIISVIVIAYFIPQWGSKTSPIPLDIIGSIGIALIFFFYGLKLSPEKLKNGLKNWKLHIVVQLSTFFVFPLLVLLFYPFINTEQGQTLWLSLFFLAALPSTVSSSVVMVSMARGNIPAAIFNASISGLIGIVITPLWMGLFLTQENTDFSLGVIYIKLFTEILIPVVMGFVLQKFLGKYAIKYQKQLATFDKSIILLIIYRSFSESFEDNVFSSLQVKDLLIIALAVILLFYFMYYLTGYLAKKLNFNQEDSITAQFCGTKKSLVHGTIFSKILFPATYPVGLILLPLMLFHALQIFIISIIASKLARRIDK; encoded by the coding sequence ATGAAAATAAAGATTGATAAATTTATTTTGGCAATAATTAGTGTAATTGTAATTGCCTATTTTATACCTCAATGGGGAAGCAAAACAAGCCCTATACCTCTTGATATAATTGGAAGTATTGGTATTGCACTGATTTTTTTCTTTTATGGATTAAAATTAAGTCCTGAAAAACTAAAGAATGGCTTGAAAAATTGGAAACTACATATTGTAGTGCAACTTTCCACATTTTTTGTTTTTCCACTACTTGTACTGTTATTTTATCCATTTATAAATACAGAACAAGGTCAAACATTGTGGTTATCTTTATTCTTTTTAGCAGCATTACCATCCACTGTATCATCTTCAGTAGTAATGGTTTCAATGGCAAGAGGAAATATTCCAGCAGCTATATTTAATGCAAGTATTTCAGGACTGATAGGTATTGTCATTACGCCACTTTGGATGGGATTGTTTTTAACACAAGAAAATACCGATTTTAGTTTAGGAGTCATTTACATTAAACTTTTCACAGAGATACTTATTCCAGTTGTGATGGGATTTGTGTTACAAAAATTTCTAGGGAAATATGCGATAAAATATCAAAAACAGTTAGCTACCTTCGACAAATCTATTATTTTATTGATTATATATCGAAGTTTTTCAGAGTCGTTTGAAGACAATGTATTTAGTTCGTTACAAGTAAAAGACCTTTTAATTATTGCCTTAGCTGTAATTTTGCTATTTTATTTTATGTATTATTTGACTGGCTATCTTGCTAAAAAATTAAATTTTAATCAGGAAGATAGCATTACAGCACAATTTTGTGGAACTAAAAAATCATTAGTACACGGCACAATATTTTCTAAAATTTTATTTCCTGCCACTTACCCAGTAGGATTAATATTATTGCCACTCATGTTATTTCACGCCTTACAAATATTCATAATAAGCATAATAGCTTCAAAATTAGCAAGACGAATAGACAAATAA
- the dinB gene encoding DNA polymerase IV — protein MTASLRKIIHIDMDAFFASVEQRDNPELKGKPVAVGGDGKRGVVAAASYEARKYGVYSAMSSKIALQKCPHLIFVRPRFEVYREVSLQIREIFSEYTDLIEPLSLDEAYLDVTQNKKQFPSATLLARQIKEEIKAKTQLTASAGISFNKFLAKIASDFNKPNGLFTIVPADSSMFIDELPIKKFHGIGKVTAKKMHQLGIYTGKDLKKWQKNDLLKHFGKAGGFYFHIAQGQDYRPVNPNRIRKSIGAERTFSEDLFEENEMIEALQKITQKLSPLLLDRNIQGRTLTLKIKYADFKQITRSQTSLEGLQTEDDLAKIYIPLLRSIFPLKIGIRLLGLQVSNLSSQPNTETSNKIGMQLTLSF, from the coding sequence TTGACAGCTTCACTTCGTAAAATAATACATATAGATATGGATGCTTTTTTTGCTTCAGTAGAGCAAAGAGACAATCCCGAACTAAAAGGAAAACCTGTTGCTGTGGGTGGAGATGGCAAACGAGGTGTAGTAGCAGCAGCAAGTTATGAAGCACGTAAGTATGGAGTTTATTCTGCCATGTCTTCTAAAATTGCATTGCAAAAATGCCCTCACTTGATTTTTGTACGTCCTCGTTTTGAAGTATATAGAGAAGTTTCGTTACAGATTAGAGAAATTTTTTCAGAATATACAGATTTGATAGAACCTCTTTCTTTAGATGAAGCGTATTTAGATGTAACACAAAACAAAAAGCAATTTCCTTCTGCTACTTTGCTCGCTCGTCAAATTAAAGAAGAAATAAAAGCCAAAACTCAATTAACAGCTTCTGCTGGAATATCCTTCAATAAATTTTTAGCCAAAATAGCTTCTGATTTTAACAAACCAAATGGATTATTTACTATTGTTCCTGCTGATTCTTCAATGTTTATAGATGAACTTCCTATCAAAAAATTTCATGGCATTGGCAAAGTAACAGCCAAAAAAATGCACCAATTAGGTATTTATACAGGAAAAGATTTGAAAAAATGGCAAAAGAACGATTTACTCAAACACTTTGGTAAAGCAGGAGGGTTTTATTTTCATATTGCTCAAGGACAAGATTACCGTCCTGTAAATCCAAATCGTATTCGCAAATCTATTGGAGCAGAACGGACTTTTTCGGAAGATTTGTTTGAAGAAAATGAAATGATAGAAGCTCTCCAAAAAATTACACAAAAATTATCGCCACTACTTTTAGACAGAAATATACAAGGCAGAACACTTACTCTCAAAATAAAATATGCAGATTTTAAACAGATTACTCGTAGTCAGACCAGCCTTGAAGGATTACAGACTGAAGACGATTTAGCAAAAATTTATATACCATTACTTCGAAGTATTTTTCCATTAAAAATAGGTATTAGATTATTAGGTTTACAAGTTTCTAATCTAAGCAGCCAGCCAAATACAGAAACAAGTAACAAAATAGGTATGCAACTGACTTTGTCTTTTTGA
- a CDS encoding phosphatidylserine decarboxylase: MEIKYINRATGKIKIEHPPAEGLINFLYNNSFGEKLILPIAKQKFITQLYGKMMESSSSINRIQSFIDAANIDMSQFKKDVSAFKSFNDFFYRELKEGARKIEEGLVSPGDGRILAFEKISEVNSFYVKGREFTLTEFLKDNELVDKYKDASMVILRLAPEDYHRYHFPFKGIPSKSKEIKGTYYSVSPIGLRDNFTKVFCENKKETCELKTENKGDILIIPVGATMVGSLNSTYQPNTVVEKGDEMGYFAFGGSTIVLLFDSTYFKIDEDLLQNTKNDLETYVKMGEKIGQVI, translated from the coding sequence ATGGAGATTAAATACATAAATAGAGCTACTGGTAAGATAAAAATTGAGCATCCTCCAGCAGAGGGATTAATAAACTTTTTATATAATAATTCATTTGGAGAAAAATTAATTTTACCTATAGCCAAACAAAAATTTATAACACAATTGTATGGCAAAATGATGGAGAGTTCGTCTTCTATAAATAGAATTCAATCCTTTATTGATGCTGCAAACATAGATATGAGTCAGTTTAAGAAAGATGTAAGCGCATTCAAATCTTTTAATGATTTTTTTTATAGAGAATTGAAGGAAGGTGCTCGCAAAATTGAGGAAGGTCTTGTTTCACCTGGTGATGGGAGGATTTTAGCTTTTGAAAAGATTTCAGAAGTCAATAGTTTTTATGTAAAAGGACGAGAGTTTACGCTAACAGAATTTTTAAAAGATAATGAATTGGTAGATAAGTATAAAGATGCTTCAATGGTTATTTTACGTTTAGCTCCTGAAGACTATCACAGATACCATTTTCCATTTAAAGGAATTCCATCAAAATCAAAGGAGATAAAAGGAACATATTATTCGGTTTCTCCAATTGGTTTGCGTGATAATTTTACGAAAGTTTTTTGTGAGAATAAAAAAGAAACATGTGAATTAAAAACAGAAAATAAAGGGGATATATTAATTATTCCTGTTGGTGCTACAATGGTTGGAAGTCTCAATTCGACTTATCAACCCAATACAGTTGTAGAAAAAGGAGATGAGATGGGCTATTTCGCCTTTGGAGGTTCTACTATCGTATTGTTGTTTGATTCTACTTATTTTAAAATAGATGAAGATTTACTCCAAAACACTAAGAATGATTTGGAAACGTATGTAAAAATGGGTGAAAAAATAGGACAGGTAATTTAA
- a CDS encoding glycosyltransferase family 9 protein encodes MKILLIQTAFIGDVILATSLIESIYKKYPSAKIDFLLRKGNENLLQEHPLLNEVLIWDKKNKYKSLFDLIKKVRKTNYDAVLNLQRFGATGLLTAFSKAEIKAGFKKNPFSWAFTHKYEHVITTDKNSPHEIERNSKVLESIKINEILKPKLYPSQSDKDKIKEFIKNDFICIAPTSVWFTKQFPLHKWIDFIEKFLLENETILPQNFTIYLLGAPSDAENCQKIIDTIETKLKELNQNNLKFKVVNLAGKLSLMQSAALMEHAKLVLANDSAPLHLASSVNAPVCAVFCSTVPAFGFTPLSDKSFIVETQKQLDCRPCGLHGFKSCPKGHFECAESIKTEQILEIVNSIL; translated from the coding sequence ATGAAAATTCTACTAATACAAACAGCTTTTATAGGCGATGTAATTTTGGCTACTTCGCTTATTGAATCTATCTATAAAAAATATCCTTCTGCAAAAATTGATTTTTTATTGCGAAAAGGAAACGAAAATTTACTTCAAGAACATCCTTTATTGAATGAAGTTTTGATTTGGGATAAAAAAAATAAATATAAAAGTCTTTTTGACCTTATAAAAAAGGTCAGAAAAACTAATTATGATGCTGTTCTGAACTTACAGCGTTTTGGAGCAACAGGACTTCTGACAGCTTTTTCGAAGGCAGAAATAAAAGCTGGATTTAAGAAAAATCCGTTTTCTTGGGCTTTTACGCACAAATATGAACACGTAATTACGACAGACAAAAACTCGCCTCATGAAATAGAGAGAAATAGCAAAGTATTAGAGAGTATAAAAATAAATGAAATTTTGAAGCCAAAATTATATCCTTCTCAGTCTGATAAAGATAAAATAAAGGAGTTTATCAAAAATGATTTTATTTGTATTGCGCCTACTTCGGTTTGGTTTACCAAACAATTTCCTTTGCATAAATGGATTGACTTTATAGAAAAATTTCTTTTAGAAAACGAAACTATTTTACCTCAAAACTTTACCATTTATTTGTTAGGTGCGCCATCAGATGCAGAAAATTGTCAGAAAATAATTGATACAATAGAAACAAAATTAAAAGAATTAAATCAAAATAATTTAAAATTCAAAGTTGTAAACTTAGCAGGAAAATTATCCTTGATGCAATCGGCTGCTTTAATGGAACATGCAAAACTTGTTTTGGCAAATGATTCTGCGCCTTTGCATTTGGCTTCGTCTGTCAATGCGCCTGTTTGTGCCGTTTTTTGTTCGACTGTTCCTGCTTTTGGATTTACTCCTCTTTCTGATAAATCATTTATTGTCGAAACTCAAAAACAGTTAGATTGTCGCCCTTGTGGTTTGCACGGCTTTAAATCTTGTCCAAAAGGTCATTTTGAATGTGCAGAGAGCATAAAAACAGAACAGATTTTGGAGATTGTAAATAGTATTTTGTAA